Within Candidatus Kuenenbacteria bacterium, the genomic segment ATCCCATAAATTCCCGACAAAAGTGTCAGTGGGAGCATGCCGACAGAAATCACTGTCAAAATTTTTATAACCTTATTGGTAGCATGATTCATGAGGGAATCATAAACTTCCAATAAGTCTTTCATGGCAGATTTCTGGTTTTCCAAAAAATTCAAAACTTTATCAATCTGGTCATCAATATCATCAAAATAATTATTAAGGTCCTCTGGCAAAAAGGAAACCTTGAGTTTTGTCAGGGCCGTCGCCACCTCATCTTGCGGGGCATATATTCTTTTCAGGCTCAAAATCTTTTTACGCAAATAAGCTATCTCTCTAGCAGTTTCCTTGTTTGAGTCTTCGTTGTAAACCTCGTCCTCCAGCTCCCTCGCCTTCCTTGCAATATAGCTATTAATAAACTTGGCATCTCGGTACAAAACATCCAAAACACGATATAACAAATAACCTGAATTTTCCCCAAAAAAAGATTGCCTATTCTTTGTATTATTCTGTAAACGATAATACAAATCTCTCATTGCCTTATATTTTCCTTTCTGCACGGTCACTAGATAGTCCGGCCCACAAAAAATGTCCATCTCCATCAAATCAATCCTGCCACTCGCCCTATTCAAAATAGGAAAACACAAAATTAAAAAAAAATAATTTTTATAAATATCGATCTTGGATTCACCTATCTCCGCAGCCACGTCTCCCAAATCCAAAGGATGAAACCGATAATTAGATTTCAAAAAATCAAGAGCATCTTTATTCACCTCGTCAATATGATGCCAAGTTATATTTTTATATTTTATTGTCTTAATCGCCATGGCTTATTATTTTTTATAACGCTTTTAGTATAACAGCTTACAACTATCAACACAACCCCAAAATAAAAAGGGCGACCAGCTTCTCTGCTAACCGCCCCAATCTTTATCTCCCCCAGTTTATCCCCCAGCCGTAAGCCAGCCTCTCCTCTCTGGCTCCGGCCCGTTTGTCTAGCGTTCGCACTCCGGCAAAAGCTGACAAGCAAAAATTTTTGTAAACCCTGGCCTCAACTTCTGGGCCGACAAAAACCTGTTCCACGGCCAGCTCGGTCTTCCGGCAGTAACCGTAACTGGCCACCACCACCGAGCTGAAATTCACGCCGGGCAACACCTCGAACCGACCAAAGCTGACCTGCAGCGCCGGCCCTTGGAAATAACCGACGGACAAACTGCCCCGCCGCCCAACTGGGAATAGGGTCAACATCGCCTTGAGCCGGTCATTGTCACGACACGGTTCAATGGTCCAGCGATAGGCCTTCTGAACCAGACCTATCTTATACTGGCCGGTCAGCCCCGGGCCAAAATTATCCCACCGCTGAATGACCAAATGCTGGACAACATCATCCAGCTCAACTAGCCAACCAAACCGACACAATGTCCTAGCCGCGCCAGCCTTTGCCCACGCTTCGGGGTAATAATTCCGCAAAAAGTATCCCAAAGTATGGAGACCAAAGCCGAGGTTCACATGATCACCGTAAACACAATGGCCATATCCCTCATACTGCTCGGGGTGCGCTTGAAGCTCATAGGCCGTAACCCCCCAGAGCGTCCAGGCTGTGACGCAAACCGGCTTAGAAAAAACAACCTGGTCATACCGGCCCCAAAAACCTAGACCAATCTCTTCATCCGCCGCCATACAAAATGTGACAGAAACTAAAAAAACTAAAAATACCAGATTCTTCATTCCATCCTACCTTTCTATTTTTTTAATTTTTATTTCTGTTTTAAAATTCCCCAAATATTATCACCAAATTACTATTTTGTCAAAACAAAAAACGCCCATCCATCATACCAATAAATAAAATACTTAGCACCTATCCTCTAATATCTGTCACTTATTTACCTTAACACTCCATAAAATAAGTGCTAAGTTTCAAAACATAATTCAAAAAATGCCCTCGACAAGCAAAAAGGGAAAGCATATGAAAAACAAGAAG encodes:
- a CDS encoding magnesium transporter CorA family protein; protein product: MAIKTIKYKNITWHHIDEVNKDALDFLKSNYRFHPLDLGDVAAEIGESKIDIYKNYFFLILCFPILNRASGRIDLMEMDIFCGPDYLVTVQKGKYKAMRDLYYRLQNNTKNRQSFFGENSGYLLYRVLDVLYRDAKFINSYIARKARELEDEVYNEDSNKETAREIAYLRKKILSLKRIYAPQDEVATALTKLKVSFLPEDLNNYFDDIDDQIDKVLNFLENQKSAMKDLLEVYDSLMNHATNKVIKILTVISVGMLPLTLLSGIYGMNIDLPWANSPSLVLGMFVFLLLFILLVMYIFKRKKLL